The window gtggatatCATAGTGCTGAGACCGAATGAGCATTAATTTTCTCTAAAGAGCTACTAAacaatttactttatttttttttagagaaagcTGTGgttatttctctgcttttcaaaatcCTGATTACTGTAGTTTAAACAATAATGTGAATTATGCTTTACAGATCATGAAAAATAGTTGCCTTTTGGCTTCCAGTGAAGCTGTCTGAAAAGCAGTGAGCAATAAGCAAACTTCCACTTGCCTTTTTCCAGTCTCTTCCTCGCTCCTTCCTTTGCAAACATGCACCTTGCTGGAGATGATTTGAAAAGTACCAGACTCAGCCATCAGGAAGAATTGGTATAATGGTCAAAATAATATGGCAGTCTATTCCTTTTCATTTGGGAAATTTTCTAACCATTTGTTTGTCACAAGCTGGTGGTAAAAGCGCGCTTTTAGGGAAGAAACTAGGAAAACCCCCTCACACTTGAAATGTATTcaataatattctttttttttaattattattattattattattattattatattggTTTGTTGTTTGATTTGTAAGCATTTGTaattgttttgtgtatttttaggAGCCCAGGCTTGTGTTCTTGTGTTTTCTACAACTGACAGAGAGTCCTTCAAAGCAATCCCTACCTGGAAGGAAAAAGTGGTGACTGAAGTTGGAGACATTCCCACAGTTCTGGTGCAGAATAAGATCGATCTTCTTGATGACTCTTGTATAAAGAAGTAAGAGTTTTATCTTCATGTTTCTGACCTAATGTCCCCTTTATAcacatgcttaaaaaaaaaaaaatcaaacaaaaatggGAGGTTTTGGGGAAGAATTCTGATACCTAGGTTATCGAACCTAGGCTGCGCATCAAAACATGCCCTAGAAGCACAGGTGTCTGCCATTACTGCAGGTGTGGAGCTGCTTGGGCAGACGTGTTTGCCAGGCTAAAAATTCTGTTAACTTCATGCCTTCTTCTGAAGtatcagccaaaaaaaaaaggaggaatagCATCAAGAGTTTGGCTCTGCCAtgatatgatttttattttttaatcagagttTATAAAACTGTAAATTTGCTCTCCTGGTAAAAATTTATAAAAATTTATACTTACTGTTAAACTGCTGGGCATTGCCCAGTTTAGTTACCAAAGGCTTGCTGGAGTGGTCAGGACATAGTAAACAGGTTGTTTGAAAAAGTATCTTCGTATTCTTTGCTTCCCTTTTCTTCACGTTATTTTTATTGCTCCTTCTCATCAAAACATTGTAACCCTATAGAAACCTGTATCTGCACATTGCTGATCCTTCTTCCTTATATTTTACCTTACAGATGTTACTGTCAGTTTATTCTGCCTTTGAGTATATGCCCGTTTTCATTCCTGCCATTAAATCAGCTTCACAAATTTTAATTCCTGTTTACCATAGTGTGGAAGGTACAGCACGATTAGTTTGATCATGCTCCACTACTTTATTTCTACCACCTTCCTGGGAGATttgagttttcttctttttgttatttcctACACTGGCtttctttgttctgtgtttgctgTCACTGATGGCATAAATCAGTTTGTATTCCCTCTGCCAAGAAAACTAAGTATTcttcaaaggaaaagcaaaattgcATTTGAAATCCTCCTTTATTTATGGTATGTCACTTAGGTTTGTTCTCTGAATACTCCATCTGCCTCAGTAATTTCATCTTTCTAATGACATGATTTCTCTTGGTGAAAATCTCATGTTTTCTTAGCTTTTCCTTAACATTTAGGACAAATTCTCTTTCACCAAATAGGAAATAATTCTTGAACTCATCTGACTGCATCATCTACTGCTGTATTAAAATATAGTTAAGAAGTacattttttggttgttttgacTTTACAGTGGTAATTGTTCTGATTCTACAGCTCCATTAATTACAGCCCCCTTCCTTTTGGTTTCACTGACACCTGTCTTAGAAACCTTGGGAAATTTTAGTTAATGAACTATATATAAATCAATATAAGTCAATAAATACTGAAAGGCAACTACTTCTGTTCATAAAGAAACTGCATGTGAAATACTTCATTGCCATAGTAGGGATACTGTAAAGAAATGAAGGATCAGGTGGTTTTTGACTGTCTGCCCACCTTGCTAGGTTTAACTTAACCGCAAAGCGTTTTATCTATAAGAATCGATAAGTGCTGACTAATTATagaaattaatgtttaaaaGTCTTTTTCTACTGTGCAGTGAAGAGGCAGAAGCACTGGCAAAAAAGCTAAAATTACGGTTCTACCGAGCATCGGTGAAGGAAGACCTAAACGTAAGTGAAGGTACGAGACACAACACAGTAGGTGTGCGCCCTGCCCTCTGCTGTATATCATAGATACACACCATGGCTGTATATCACATATAGATACCACAGTtgtatatcatatatatataccattgcttttgtattttcttggCAATCCTTATATTTCATAGCAGCACTCTTTAAACATAGCTATTACTGCTCGGTATCAGTGTGTTCTGCCTGTTTTTTACTTGCAtgcatctttcctttcttttccacaaACGGTGCGTAGCTTCAGGATTTACAGGTGCCAGAATTTTGGGGGCTTCTTCGTCCTACTGACCGTCAGTAAGCACTGGGCTTTTAAAGTGTATATGTAGAAGTTCAATTATTACAATATAAGAACCGTTGAACAGATTAATTCATAATTGTTAACAGTTAAGAAATAATTGGTATAAATTGTTTCATAGTTTAGTTCAataaagtacattaaaaaattaCATCTGTTGCAGCCTTTTGTCTGCTGGTGATACCTTAGTAGTTCCCAAGTTCACCTTTAATGCATATATTTAATACGAATATCATTATACAATTCAGTCACAGTCTCTTCTGGGCTAAGTTTGAATAAACATGAGTTATTCAAACTCTGCTAACTTCTGTTTGTTTAATCAGGCAAACTTAAAGTTATACTAATTGTTTCTCCTCCATTAGCAACTTTCCAAACGTTCACCTTGGAACATAAAATTTGTACCATAagaactgtaatttttttctgtatcatcTTGAAATGAGTTATTAATTGCAAATGAAAGTTTGCCTATAGTTGTAGGGTTTTCAGTGTCTTAGATAGACGTTTTATACCCTTATACAAATGAGGGTGGCATTAGTTAATGAGAAAAGTGTTCTTTCCAAGTTATATTAATAGCCTTGATCTCCATGACTGTTATTATTCTAAAACttcttgcaaaaaaataatatagttaTATTATAATAATTCCTACATAACTTTAAAAATTTCAAGTTGCATGAACTGGAACATTTGGCAATGTTGGCCAGCTTTCTTATAGGAGTATTGAGATGTTTTTGTATGCCCTGCAAGACTGTAGTAGCACTGCAGCCTGTAAGATCTGGTTGGCACGGGACTAATTTGGATTCTGGTTGGGTACACGGCCAGGCCTGCCAAGGGAGAATCACTTGCTAGACTATGTTAAATCTATCATGTCAAATGTGCTTTTGTCACCAAGCAAAGCTTGATGCAAAGGTTTTATTATTGATCTTGATATTATCTTTAAGCATACCGTGATgttcctttattctttttaacaTTCCAGTTTTCAAGTATTTGGCTGATAAATACCTTCAAAGGCTCAAGCAACAAACAGCTGAAGAACCAGAGCTAGTACATACGAGCAGTAACAAGATTGGTATGTATgctgtaataaataataaataataataaaaacagaaaagagtaTTTTGTGCCATCAAAGCTTCTGGTCCCATCTGTCGCCTTATGGAGTTAATAGATAGTGAGTGGGGTGTAATTGTTACCTTGCTGTGGTGGCATGTGGTgtccttttcttctgtaaaataaCTTGGTGACTATCTGAAGTTACAAGATTGTCAAATTGACGTACTGAAGTTTCTGGCTAATGTTTGCCAAGTGCCCTTTTattaaattctttaaaacattGTGTAAGGGCTTGAGAAAGGATGCTTGGTGGTGGTTTTAATGTAATTAGTATTAGTGTTACTCATCTTAGTGCAGATGTACAAGAGACTCACTGTGAAAGAATCTGGCACACAGTAAGGTCTTCGTAAACTTTGCCTTTTGTGAGGGAACACTGAACTTTTGGAGTCCTTCTTTAAAGCAATTCTGAGtctgatttttgtattttccttaAAGCACTCGGGTTTTGTTCACTCTTCTTCCATACCTTTCTCTATACAAAGCTTCTAACtttaaaattttcatgtttttcttttactgcaTTACTCAACAAACCATAATTTTCTTACTGTGCAATTAGTAGCACACACATACTCAGAGGAGTGAATCTGCTACCCTTCAATTAGATAGATGTTGTATACTGGCTTTAAATACCACCTGCCTAGTAATTCCAGCAGGCTCTGCTTCAAGTTTAGCTGCAGTATTGTCCCCAAAGTAGataaaaggttgttttttttgtttgtttttttttcagtactgtgAATTAGTAACTGTTGCATCTTAAGTGTTAATGATTATACTGCAGGAATtgaagaaatagaaatgtttttcttgtctttaaaTTCTGTAGGTGTTTTTAACACAGCTGCTGGAAGTCACCCCAACCAAAATCCTAGCACTCTCAACGGGGGAGATGTCATCAACCttaaaccaaacaaacagaGGACCAAGAAGAGCAGAAGTCCTTTCAGCAACTGCAGCATACCTTAGACCACTTCTGGAGGACAAAAAGTAACAGTGAATTGGATGAAGTTGTGCAATTGAATACAGAATAAAAAGCCAGCTTTAGAGGTATTTTACCAGTGCTTTAGCAAATCTTGTGCCTATGGGATCCTTGATAGATGATGGGTTTGTCTAAAATTGCTGTTGCAGTGGTTTTTGGTGTGTAGAGTGAGACACCTGGTGGCAAAACACAGAACCGTGTCTGTCCCTGTgcactccttaaaaaaaataagcatatttttGAAGGAATTATTTACAGAGCTCTGAACTAGGTTTTGCTGCATTGTGAAGCACATTTAACGTAAGGATAATACCTTACAGGTAAAGGTACAGACCATAACCTTATGGCCCAAGGTACAGTAGCAACCTCGCAACtaaatttcaaaggaaatgtTAGACTTGATTAGCCAGGACactaagaaattaaacaaagagCAGAATGAAGATGTCGCGTTTTATGCCTGACTGTATTCACATGGATTCTGGCAGTTCTGTCGGTGCAATATACTTGTGTTCTATACATGGATGTTACGGTAAATATGTCAACATTTGGTATGAACATTTAGGCTAAATTCCAGTGTATGCGTCACTTGGAGATCAGCTGATGATTATGAAATAGCATCCTCAGAAAaggttttcctttaaaaacgtTCCATTTCTGATGAGGCTTTCCCAGCTGCTACTGTGTATGTTTAACTTGCTATACTTGGGCCTAAAAgcttagatttaaaaaatggatGGTGCCAAAAACGTTCCT is drawn from Anas platyrhynchos isolate ZD024472 breed Pekin duck chromosome 3, IASCAAS_PekinDuck_T2T, whole genome shotgun sequence and contains these coding sequences:
- the RAB23 gene encoding ras-related protein Rab-23 → MLEEDMEVAIKVVVVGNGAVGKSSMIQRYCKGIFTKDYKKTIGVDFLERQIQVNDEDVRLMLWDTAGQEEFDAITKAYYRGAQACVLVFSTTDRESFKAIPTWKEKVVTEVGDIPTVLVQNKIDLLDDSCIKNEEAEALAKKLKLRFYRASVKEDLNVSEVFKYLADKYLQRLKQQTAEEPELVHTSSNKIGVFNTAAGSHPNQNPSTLNGGDVINLKPNKQRTKKSRSPFSNCSIP